A window from Gossypium raimondii isolate GPD5lz chromosome 7, ASM2569854v1, whole genome shotgun sequence encodes these proteins:
- the LOC105768135 gene encoding homeobox-leucine zipper protein HAT7 isoform X2, which translates to MAFPPHAFMFQTLHEDQNHFPSPYSLLPCPPQLFHGGVGKSHQEVHGHGDDDEFSDDDGSHGGEKKKRLNMDQVKALEKSFELGNKLEPGRKLQLAKDLGLKPRQIAIWFQNRRARWKNKQLEKDYDALKKLYQTAKADNDALQAQNKKLTGQLLSLKTKDSNETRIKNENEGSWCSNGSENNYDMNLAIRPAATMTQLLHGSSKPSLHCLKLDQVVQQDQSLACHMFNQDGYEQQGFWPWADQSIKFPLN; encoded by the exons ATGGCTTTCCCTCCTCATGCTTTCATGTTTCAAACCCTCCATGAAGATCAAAATCATTTCCCTTCCCCTTATTCCCTCCTTCCATGCCCTCCTCAACTCTTCCATGGTG GTGTTGGAAAGTCTCATCAGGAAGTGCATGGCCATGGAGATGATGATGAATTCTCTGATGATGATGGATCACATGGTggggagaagaagaagaggctGAACATGGACCAAGTGAAGGCTTTGGAGAAGAGTTTTGAGCTGGGAAACAAGCTTGAACCTGGAAGAAAATTGCAGTTGGCTAAGGACTTAGGGTTAAAACCAAGGCAAATAGCGATCTGGTTTCAAAACAGGAGGGCTAGATGGAAAAACAAGCAATTGGAAAAAGATTATGACGCCTTGAAGAAACTATATCAAACAGCCAAAGCTGACAATGATGCCCTTCAAGCTCAAAACAAGAAACTTACTGGACag CTATTGTCTTTGAAAACCAAAGATTCAAATGAAACCAGGATCAAGAACGAAAACGAGGGTTCATGGTGCAGCAATGGAAGCGAAAACAATTATGATATGAACTTAGCCATAAGGCCTGCAGCAACAATGACTCAACTTCTTCATGGTTCATCGAAACCAAGCCTCCATTGCCTAAAACTTGACCAAGTGGTTCAACAAGATCAGAGCTTGGCTTGCCATATGTTTAACCAAGATGGTTATGAACAGCAAGGTTTCTGGCCTTGGGCTGACCAATCAATCAAATTTCCATTGAATTAA
- the LOC105768135 gene encoding homeobox-leucine zipper protein HAT7 isoform X1: MAFPPHAFMFQTLHEDQNHFPSPYSLLPCPPQLFHGGMFLHPSFSFILIHVCTFMMNKLNQCVFSFSGVGKSHQEVHGHGDDDEFSDDDGSHGGEKKKRLNMDQVKALEKSFELGNKLEPGRKLQLAKDLGLKPRQIAIWFQNRRARWKNKQLEKDYDALKKLYQTAKADNDALQAQNKKLTGQLLSLKTKDSNETRIKNENEGSWCSNGSENNYDMNLAIRPAATMTQLLHGSSKPSLHCLKLDQVVQQDQSLACHMFNQDGYEQQGFWPWADQSIKFPLN; this comes from the exons ATGGCTTTCCCTCCTCATGCTTTCATGTTTCAAACCCTCCATGAAGATCAAAATCATTTCCCTTCCCCTTATTCCCTCCTTCCATGCCCTCCTCAACTCTTCCATGGTGGTATGTTTCTCCATCCATCTTTTTCGTTTATATTAATCCATGTGTGTACGTTCATGATGAACAAATTAAACCAATGTGTCTTCTCTTTCTCAGGTGTTGGAAAGTCTCATCAGGAAGTGCATGGCCATGGAGATGATGATGAATTCTCTGATGATGATGGATCACATGGTggggagaagaagaagaggctGAACATGGACCAAGTGAAGGCTTTGGAGAAGAGTTTTGAGCTGGGAAACAAGCTTGAACCTGGAAGAAAATTGCAGTTGGCTAAGGACTTAGGGTTAAAACCAAGGCAAATAGCGATCTGGTTTCAAAACAGGAGGGCTAGATGGAAAAACAAGCAATTGGAAAAAGATTATGACGCCTTGAAGAAACTATATCAAACAGCCAAAGCTGACAATGATGCCCTTCAAGCTCAAAACAAGAAACTTACTGGACag CTATTGTCTTTGAAAACCAAAGATTCAAATGAAACCAGGATCAAGAACGAAAACGAGGGTTCATGGTGCAGCAATGGAAGCGAAAACAATTATGATATGAACTTAGCCATAAGGCCTGCAGCAACAATGACTCAACTTCTTCATGGTTCATCGAAACCAAGCCTCCATTGCCTAAAACTTGACCAAGTGGTTCAACAAGATCAGAGCTTGGCTTGCCATATGTTTAACCAAGATGGTTATGAACAGCAAGGTTTCTGGCCTTGGGCTGACCAATCAATCAAATTTCCATTGAATTAA